A window from Salvia miltiorrhiza cultivar Shanhuang (shh) chromosome 2, IMPLAD_Smil_shh, whole genome shotgun sequence encodes these proteins:
- the LOC131008122 gene encoding mitogen-activated protein kinase kinase kinase 18: MTWTRGPTIGRGSTATVSIAATPAGDIFAVKSTDLASSALLKKEESFISQLSSPYVIRCLGSDVTSDDDKSVYNLFLEYSSGGSLSDLIGKRGGALDEKTIRFYSKQLLTGLEYLHRSGLVHCDIKGQNILVGGGGAGVKIGDFGCAKWAATGGVFSGTPAYMAPEASRGEEQSFPADVWSVGCTVIEMATGCHPWPEMKDPAAALYRIAFSDDVPEPPSWFSGEARDFVGKCLVRDPRRRWTAAELLRHPFLDSAEEGCGGIGEGTRRSPTSVTDQDFWDAVEVSECLEIPTEMMSSSPTDSPNSRIRALVGGSGPTRWDFGEDQEWVTVRANEFEECQDLHQDFGDFIEEEEISYSDLVLVEDYSWFDFFIGVSGCAASFTQKQSVKYFVYSEFLDLKIMLIEFFLHPDQVSLLPFLPLDFCYCYSNDLLLPFLKDDTNSNMIVTVSS; encoded by the coding sequence ATGACGTGGACGAGGGGTCCCACCATCGGCCGGGGCTCCACCGCAACGGTTTCCATCGCCGCCACCCCCGCCGGCGACATCTTCGCCGTCAAGTCTACTGATCTCGCTTCCTCCGCCTTGCTGAAGAAGGAGGAATCATTCATCTCTCAGCTCTCCTCTCCTTACGTCATTCGCTGCTTAGGCTCAGATGTCACCTCCGACGATGATAAATCCGTCTACAATCTGTTTCTAGAATATTCCAGCGGCGGTTCGCTTTCCGATCTGATCGGAAAGCGGGGAGGCGCGTTGGACGAGAAAACGATTCGATTTTATTCCAAGCAGCTGCTCACGGGATTGGAATATCTCCACCGCAGTGGATTGGTGCACTGCGACATCAAAGGCCAGAACATtctcgtcggcggcggcggcgctgggGTGAAGATCGGCGATTTCGGGTGCGCAAAATGGGCGGCAACCGGCGGGGTGTTTTCCGGCACGCCGGCGTACATGGCGCCGGAGGCCTCCCGAGGCGAGGAGCAGAGTTTCCCGGCGGATGTGTGGTCGGTGGGATGCACGGTAATAGAAATGGCCACCGGATGCCACCCATGGCCGGAGATGAAGGATCCGGCGGCGGCGCTTTACCGGATCGCGTTCTCCGACGACGTGCCGGAGCCGCCGAGCTGGTTTTCCGGCGAGGCGAGGGATTTCGTGGGGAAGTGTTTGGTGAGGGACCCAAGGAGGCGGTGGACGGCGGCGGAGCTGCTGCGGCATCCGTTTTTGGATTCGGCGGAGGAGGGTTGCGGCGGAATTGGAGAAGGGACGAGGAGGTCTCCGACGAGTGTGACGGATCAAGACTTTTGGGATGCAGTGGAGGTGTCTGAATGTTTGGAAATTCCGACGGAGATGATGTCGTCATCGCCGACGGATTCACCTAATAGTAGGATCCGAGCACTGGTCGGTGGTAGTGGACCGACGAGGTGGGATTTTGGAGAGGATCAAGAATGGGTGACTGTGAGGGCTAATGAATTTGAAGAATGTCAAGATCTGCATCAagattttggagattttattGAGGAAGAAGAAATTTCATATTCAGATTTGGTGTTGGTGGAGGATTATTCTTGGTTTGATTTTTTCATTGGAGTTAGTGGTTGTGCAGCATCATTCACACAGAAACAGAGTGTAAAATATTTTGTCTATTCAGAATTTTTAGATTTGAAGATTATGTTAATTGAATTTTTTCTTCATCCAGATCAAGTTTCTTTGCTGCCTTTTCTACCTTTAGatttttgttattgttattcAAATGATCTTTTGCTGCCTTTTCTCAAAGATGATACTAACTCTAATATGATAGTGACAGTTAGTAGTTAG